In Nitrospirota bacterium, one DNA window encodes the following:
- a CDS encoding precorrin-8X methylmutase, giving the protein MEHIILIGHGSPKKEANNIDIVGRLLHNTIHPDCSSTCVRSAYLEFGKPDIMTAIRQSVEDGATRIIAHPYFLSSGMHVTKDIPGIIDEARSRFPDLDLVYTEPLGVHDKLVEIVMERIQSAKFAVPLDIEKRSFEIISEETDLSGLPAEQVPIIKRVIHSTADFEFKNTLTFHPEAIKAGIEAIRAGRNILTDIEMVKAGINKKLMSKWGGKVICSIADEEVARISEETGKTRSEIAMEKGLAENIGIIAIGNAPTALLKIIELFNSPLAPRPLPLVVGVPVGFVKALESKALLATQQFPFITNLSRKGGTPVAVAIVNALLKMAEE; this is encoded by the coding sequence ATGGAACATATCATACTTATCGGACACGGAAGCCCAAAAAAAGAGGCAAACAACATAGATATTGTCGGCAGGCTGCTGCATAACACGATCCACCCTGATTGTTCATCCACGTGCGTGCGGTCAGCATATCTCGAATTTGGAAAGCCCGACATCATGACTGCAATCCGGCAGAGCGTTGAGGATGGAGCAACAAGGATCATAGCCCATCCCTACTTTCTGAGTTCAGGCATGCATGTTACAAAGGACATCCCCGGAATAATTGACGAAGCGCGCAGCAGGTTCCCTGATCTGGACCTGGTCTATACGGAGCCTCTTGGGGTACATGACAAACTTGTAGAGATTGTCATGGAGCGCATACAAAGCGCAAAGTTCGCAGTTCCTCTGGATATTGAAAAGAGGAGTTTCGAGATAATTTCTGAAGAAACTGACCTGAGCGGTCTTCCCGCAGAGCAGGTGCCGATAATAAAGAGAGTGATACATTCAACTGCTGATTTTGAATTTAAAAATACACTTACGTTCCACCCGGAAGCAATAAAGGCCGGCATAGAGGCGATCAGGGCAGGCAGGAATATCCTGACCGATATCGAGATGGTGAAGGCCGGGATCAATAAGAAACTGATGAGTAAGTGGGGCGGGAAAGTGATCTGTAGTATTGCGGATGAAGAGGTTGCAAGGATATCTGAGGAGACCGGAAAGACCCGCTCGGAAATTGCTATGGAAAAGGGGCTGGCTGAGAATATCGGAATTATTGCCATCGGAAATGCTCCGACCGCATTATTGAAGATCATTGAACTGTTTAATTCCCCCCTTGCCCCTCGCCCCCTGCCTCTTGTTGTTGGGGTGCCTGTTGGCTTTGTAAAGGCCCTTGAGTCAAAGGCGCTCCTTGCAACCCAGCAGTTTCCATTCATAACGAATTTAAGCAGAAAGGGCGGCACGCCGGTTGCGGTCGCAATCGTAAATGCATTATTGAAGATGGCGGAAGAATAA